One Peterkaempfera bronchialis DNA window includes the following coding sequences:
- a CDS encoding SanA/YdcF family protein: MRAAGTGRLRALPRAAARWVRRRLPATRRGRRRAFQAVVLLSVAALAPAGWLWLGTGDRLRSVATAPAEPVAVVFGAGLLGGQPSEYLAQRLATAVRLYRAGKVQAILVTGDNSRTDYDEPTAMRDYLRRQGVPEVRIVLDYAGFDTWDSCTRAHRIFGVDRAVLVSQDFHIRRAVALCRAAGIDSYGVGVPGPHDATWYYGGIREIAAAGKAALEAVVRPDPRFLGPAEPGVARALAAARSR; the protein is encoded by the coding sequence ATGAGGGCGGCGGGTACCGGACGGCTTCGGGCGCTGCCCAGGGCCGCCGCCCGGTGGGTGCGGCGGCGCCTGCCGGCCACCCGGCGGGGCCGCCGCCGGGCCTTCCAGGCGGTGGTGCTGCTCAGCGTCGCCGCGCTCGCCCCCGCCGGCTGGCTCTGGCTCGGCACCGGGGACCGGCTCCGCAGCGTGGCCACGGCCCCGGCCGAGCCGGTCGCGGTGGTCTTCGGCGCGGGTCTGCTCGGCGGGCAGCCCTCGGAGTACCTGGCGCAGCGGCTCGCCACCGCCGTGCGGCTGTACCGCGCGGGCAAGGTGCAGGCCATCCTGGTGACCGGCGACAACAGCCGCACCGACTACGACGAGCCGACCGCGATGCGCGACTACCTGCGCCGCCAGGGGGTGCCGGAGGTGCGGATCGTGCTGGACTACGCCGGCTTCGACACCTGGGACTCCTGCACCCGGGCCCACCGGATCTTCGGCGTCGACCGGGCCGTCCTGGTCAGCCAGGACTTCCACATCCGGCGGGCGGTCGCCCTCTGCCGGGCGGCCGGGATCGACTCCTACGGCGTGGGTGTGCCCGGACCCCATGACGCCACCTGGTACTACGGCGGGATCCGGGAGATCGCCGCAGCCGGCAAGGCGGCGCTGGAGGCCGTGGTGCGGCCGGACCCCCGGTTCCTGGGACCGGCCGAGCCGGGTGTCGCCCGAGCCCTGGCCGCCGCGCGGAGCCGGTAG